A single Gasterosteus aculeatus chromosome 2, fGasAcu3.hap1.1, whole genome shotgun sequence DNA region contains:
- the nfatc2a gene encoding nuclear factor of activated T-cells, cytoplasmic 2 isoform X4: MFREAWMLAQYHTMRSMDQDDPNLAPHKVLSPEQAFPLDEVSPYGIKSCSPSYRDHSAEVLSGYENQEARHYLDSTRPAGLALSPRIEITPSREHYIHGRDSLQNQHLNISPRPTLAVPGHENQSYREPQCLSPASSNSSTSWHSESYSPWASPCVSPSNGQNTGDLCPRLQNIHAGSPRTSPGTSPRASLAEDGGLGTRSPSSRPGSRSASPQGKRTYDMYRNPGLVPGHRSRSPSPHSGHEDHSVASQYTHGGPADAVNGFGAGQPGLVPTKIVKTSNQVYTLYSENHAEGNYLVSCDQDIKAKPAAEPFFVIPQIWSKPLVSSICSIPVASLPPLEWPIPRRTDQYELHVEVQPKPHHRAHYETEGSRGAVKAPTGGHPIVQLHGYRGKETLGLQIFIGTADERILKPHAFYQVHRITGKTVTTTSYEKVIHGTKVLEIPLEPKNNMRAIIDCAGILKLRNADIELRKGETDIGRKNTRVRLVFRVHIPQPGGQHVSLQVASHPIECSQRSAHELPMVEKQDMDSCSVLGGQLMILTGQNFSSDSKVIFLEKSSDGQLIWETEATVDKDKSQPSMLFVEVPSYQDASVCHSVKVNFYVINGKRKRSQPQHFSYTPLSCPSIKTEPVDEYESDHMGFTMAQILGLSPHSYYQNPRGGLHPDSGLISGMASCQRLGSSLPSQDVRFQQQSPAIVYSRGGKSLSGGPGGLCQQTGGLMPDPHRSVLVHTGSPAPSAGPTGGGQPASIIQFSTTNQHLLRGGDPQPLAAPQPDGQQIVYCDGFSPQAAGHSPTPPQAQTAMTHPQRYPTVIQQQQQQPYVQKEQQKGQTPPGAEQTEAPGDVQRRVTVKEENLDQAYLDDVNEIIRKDLTGVQARGQT, from the exons ATGTTTAGAGAGGCTTGGATGCTGGCACAATACCACACCATGAGGTCGATGGATCAAG ATGATCCCAACCTTGCACCTCACAAAGTGCTCAGCCCTGAGCAGGCTTTTCCCCTGGACGAGGTCTCCCCTTACGGCATCAAGTCCTGCAGTCCCTCCTACAGGGACCACAGCGCTGAGGTTCTCTCGGGATATGAGAACCAGGAGGCCCGACACTACCTGGACAGTACCCGGCCTGCGGGCCTGGCCCTGAGCCCGCGGATCGAGATCACCCCGTCCCGTGAGCACTACATCCATGGCCGGGACTCCCTGCAGAACCAGCACCTAAACATAAGCCCCAGACCCACCCTCGCCGTGCCCGGCCACGAAAATCAATCGTACCGTGAGCCTCAGTGCCTGAGTCCCGCCAGCAGcaactcctccaccagctggcaCTCTGAGAGTTACTCCCCCTGGGCGTCCCCCTGTGTGTCCCCCAGCAACGGCCAGAACACCGGAGACCTGTGTCCCAGATTGCAGAACATCCACGCCGGCTCCCCCCGCACCTCCCCCGGCACATCCCCGCGCGCCAGCCTAGCCGAGGACGGCGGCCTGGGCACCCGCTCGCCCTCCTCCAGGCCCGGCTCCCGCTCCGCCTCCCCGCAGGGCAAACGCACCTACGACATGTACAGGAACCCGGGCCTGGTCCCGGGGCACCGCTCCCGCAGTCCCTCCCCTCACAGCGGCCACGAAGATCACAGCGTAGCTTCCCAGTACACGCACGGCGGCCCGGCCGACGCCGTGAACGGTTTCGGCGCGGGGCAGCCGGGCCTGGTGCCCACTAAGATAGTCAAGACGTCAAACCAGGTTTACACTCTGTACTCGGAGAACCACGCAGAAGGGAACTACTTGGTGTCCTGCGACCAGGACATAAAAGCCAAACCGGCCGCAGAGCCCTTCTTTGTTATCCCCCAAATCTGGTCCAAGCCGCTGGTTTCCAGCATCTGCAG CATCCCCGTGGCTTCCCTCCCACCGCTGGAGTGGCCGATCCCCAGACGCACAGACCAGTATGAGCTCCACGTTGAGGTGCAGCCCAAACCACACCACAGGGCTCATTACGAGACAGAGGGCAGCAGGGGTGCAGTCAAAGCCCCAACGGGAGGACATCCAATTGTGCAG TTACATGGCtacagaggaaaggagacactTGGCCTGCAGATCTTCATCGGCACAGCGGATGAGCGCATCCTCAAGCCCCACGCCTTTTATCAAGTGCACCGCATCACTGGTAAAACCGTTACGACCACCAGCTACGAGAAGGTCATCCACGGCACCAAAGTCCTCGAGATCCCCCTGGAGCCAAAGAACAACATGAGAGCAAT AATCGACTGCGCCGGGATCCTGAAGCTCAGGAACGCCGACATCGAGCTGCGGAAGGGCGAGACGGACATCGGTCGGAAAAACACCCGAGTTCGCCTGGTGTTCCGTGTGCACATACCTCAGCCCGGAGGACAACACGTCTCTCTCCAAGTGGCCTCGCATCCCATTGAGTGTT CCCAGCGATCAGCACACGAGCTTCCCATGGTGGAGAAGCAGGACATGGACAGCTGCTCTGTTCTGGGCGGCCAGCTGATGATCCTCACCGGGCAGAACTTCAGCTCCGATTCCAAGGTCATTTTTTTGGAGAAAAGCTCTG ATGGGCAGCTCATCTGGGAAACGGAAGCCACAGTGGACAAAGACAAGAGCCagcct AGTATGCTGTTTGTGGAGGTGCCCTCCTACCAAGACGCGTCGGTCTGCCATTCTGTCAAAGTGAACTTCTACGTAATTAATGGCAAGAGGAAGCGCAGCCAACCTCAGCATTTCTCCTACACACCCCTTTCAT gtcCATCCATCAAGACCGAGCCCGTAGATGAATACGAGTCAGACCACATGGGTTTCACCATGGCTCAGATTTTGGGTTTATCCCCCCATTCCTACTACCAGAACCCTCGCGGCGGCCTTCATCCTGACAGCGGCCTGATCTCCGGCATGGCCTCGTGCCAGCGCCTCGGCTCCAGCCTCCCGAGCCAAGACGTCCGCTTCCAACAGCAGAGCCCGGCCATCGTGTACTCCCGCGGGGGCAAGAGCCTGAGCGGGGGCCCCGGGGGCCTTTGTCAGCAGACCGGCGGGTTGATGCCCGACCCCCACCGCTCGGTCCTGGTGCACACGGGCTCCCCGGCTCCGTCTGCGGGTCCCACCGGCGGAGGCCAGCCCGCTTCCATCATCCAGTTCTCCACCACCAACCAGCACCTTCTTCGCGGGGGTGACCCTCAACCTCTGGCTGCCCCTCAGCCCGACGGCCAACAGATCGTCTACTGCGATGGCTTCTCCCCACAGGCCGCCGGCCACTCGCCCACGCCCCCCCAGGCCCAGACGGCGATGACCCACCCGCAGCGCTATCCCACCGttatccagcagcagcagcagcagccctacgtccagaaggagcagcagaaagGCCAGACCCCACCCGGCGCGGAGCAGACGGAGGCTCCGGGAGACGTTCAGAGGAGGGTGACGGTCAAGGAGGAGAACTTGGACCAGGCATACCTAGATGATG TGAATGAGATCATAAGAAAGGATCTGACGGGCGTTCAGGCCAGAGGGCAGACATAG
- the nfatc2a gene encoding nuclear factor of activated T-cells, cytoplasmic 2 isoform X1, with amino-acid sequence MRSLVDTRAGSQNTHDQRHRASVSSPELEGVVRERQLTQMTSFYDDKDLEEELSRVNCLDEDLEFEYLFEYEPPCSDFAAGYQDDPNLAPHKVLSPEQAFPLDEVSPYGIKSCSPSYRDHSAEVLSGYENQEARHYLDSTRPAGLALSPRIEITPSREHYIHGRDSLQNQHLNISPRPTLAVPGHENQSYREPQCLSPASSNSSTSWHSESYSPWASPCVSPSNGQNTGDLCPRLQNIHAGSPRTSPGTSPRASLAEDGGLGTRSPSSRPGSRSASPQGKRTYDMYRNPGLVPGHRSRSPSPHSGHEDHSVASQYTHGGPADAVNGFGAGQPGLVPTKIVKTSNQVYTLYSENHAEGNYLVSCDQDIKAKPAAEPFFVIPQIWSKPLVSSICSIPVASLPPLEWPIPRRTDQYELHVEVQPKPHHRAHYETEGSRGAVKAPTGGHPIVQLHGYRGKETLGLQIFIGTADERILKPHAFYQVHRITGKTVTTTSYEKVIHGTKVLEIPLEPKNNMRAIIDCAGILKLRNADIELRKGETDIGRKNTRVRLVFRVHIPQPGGQHVSLQVASHPIECSQRSAHELPMVEKQDMDSCSVLGGQLMILTGQNFSSDSKVIFLEKSSDGQLIWETEATVDKDKSQPSMLFVEVPSYQDASVCHSVKVNFYVINGKRKRSQPQHFSYTPLSCPSIKTEPVDEYESDHMGFTMAQILGLSPHSYYQNPRGGLHPDSGLISGMASCQRLGSSLPSQDVRFQQQSPAIVYSRGGKSLSGGPGGLCQQTGGLMPDPHRSVLVHTGSPAPSAGPTGGGQPASIIQFSTTNQHLLRGGDPQPLAAPQPDGQQIVYCDGFSPQAAGHSPTPPQAQTAMTHPQRYPTVIQQQQQQPYVQKEQQKGQTPPGAEQTEAPGDVQRRVTVKEENLDQAYLDDGELNEIIRKDLTGVQARGQT; translated from the exons ATGCGCTCGCTAGTTGACACTCGAGCAGGTTCCCAAAACACACACGACCAGCGGCACCGCGCCTCCGTCTCTTCGCCTGAACTCGAGGGAGTCGTTCGGGAGAGACAGCTCACACAGATGACCTCTTTTTACGACGACAAGGATCTGGAGGAAGAGCTCAGTCGGGTCAACTGCCTTGATGAGGATTTGGAGTTTGAGTACTTGTTTGAATATGAACCACCTTGCAGCGACTTTGCTGCAGGATATCAAG ATGATCCCAACCTTGCACCTCACAAAGTGCTCAGCCCTGAGCAGGCTTTTCCCCTGGACGAGGTCTCCCCTTACGGCATCAAGTCCTGCAGTCCCTCCTACAGGGACCACAGCGCTGAGGTTCTCTCGGGATATGAGAACCAGGAGGCCCGACACTACCTGGACAGTACCCGGCCTGCGGGCCTGGCCCTGAGCCCGCGGATCGAGATCACCCCGTCCCGTGAGCACTACATCCATGGCCGGGACTCCCTGCAGAACCAGCACCTAAACATAAGCCCCAGACCCACCCTCGCCGTGCCCGGCCACGAAAATCAATCGTACCGTGAGCCTCAGTGCCTGAGTCCCGCCAGCAGcaactcctccaccagctggcaCTCTGAGAGTTACTCCCCCTGGGCGTCCCCCTGTGTGTCCCCCAGCAACGGCCAGAACACCGGAGACCTGTGTCCCAGATTGCAGAACATCCACGCCGGCTCCCCCCGCACCTCCCCCGGCACATCCCCGCGCGCCAGCCTAGCCGAGGACGGCGGCCTGGGCACCCGCTCGCCCTCCTCCAGGCCCGGCTCCCGCTCCGCCTCCCCGCAGGGCAAACGCACCTACGACATGTACAGGAACCCGGGCCTGGTCCCGGGGCACCGCTCCCGCAGTCCCTCCCCTCACAGCGGCCACGAAGATCACAGCGTAGCTTCCCAGTACACGCACGGCGGCCCGGCCGACGCCGTGAACGGTTTCGGCGCGGGGCAGCCGGGCCTGGTGCCCACTAAGATAGTCAAGACGTCAAACCAGGTTTACACTCTGTACTCGGAGAACCACGCAGAAGGGAACTACTTGGTGTCCTGCGACCAGGACATAAAAGCCAAACCGGCCGCAGAGCCCTTCTTTGTTATCCCCCAAATCTGGTCCAAGCCGCTGGTTTCCAGCATCTGCAG CATCCCCGTGGCTTCCCTCCCACCGCTGGAGTGGCCGATCCCCAGACGCACAGACCAGTATGAGCTCCACGTTGAGGTGCAGCCCAAACCACACCACAGGGCTCATTACGAGACAGAGGGCAGCAGGGGTGCAGTCAAAGCCCCAACGGGAGGACATCCAATTGTGCAG TTACATGGCtacagaggaaaggagacactTGGCCTGCAGATCTTCATCGGCACAGCGGATGAGCGCATCCTCAAGCCCCACGCCTTTTATCAAGTGCACCGCATCACTGGTAAAACCGTTACGACCACCAGCTACGAGAAGGTCATCCACGGCACCAAAGTCCTCGAGATCCCCCTGGAGCCAAAGAACAACATGAGAGCAAT AATCGACTGCGCCGGGATCCTGAAGCTCAGGAACGCCGACATCGAGCTGCGGAAGGGCGAGACGGACATCGGTCGGAAAAACACCCGAGTTCGCCTGGTGTTCCGTGTGCACATACCTCAGCCCGGAGGACAACACGTCTCTCTCCAAGTGGCCTCGCATCCCATTGAGTGTT CCCAGCGATCAGCACACGAGCTTCCCATGGTGGAGAAGCAGGACATGGACAGCTGCTCTGTTCTGGGCGGCCAGCTGATGATCCTCACCGGGCAGAACTTCAGCTCCGATTCCAAGGTCATTTTTTTGGAGAAAAGCTCTG ATGGGCAGCTCATCTGGGAAACGGAAGCCACAGTGGACAAAGACAAGAGCCagcct AGTATGCTGTTTGTGGAGGTGCCCTCCTACCAAGACGCGTCGGTCTGCCATTCTGTCAAAGTGAACTTCTACGTAATTAATGGCAAGAGGAAGCGCAGCCAACCTCAGCATTTCTCCTACACACCCCTTTCAT gtcCATCCATCAAGACCGAGCCCGTAGATGAATACGAGTCAGACCACATGGGTTTCACCATGGCTCAGATTTTGGGTTTATCCCCCCATTCCTACTACCAGAACCCTCGCGGCGGCCTTCATCCTGACAGCGGCCTGATCTCCGGCATGGCCTCGTGCCAGCGCCTCGGCTCCAGCCTCCCGAGCCAAGACGTCCGCTTCCAACAGCAGAGCCCGGCCATCGTGTACTCCCGCGGGGGCAAGAGCCTGAGCGGGGGCCCCGGGGGCCTTTGTCAGCAGACCGGCGGGTTGATGCCCGACCCCCACCGCTCGGTCCTGGTGCACACGGGCTCCCCGGCTCCGTCTGCGGGTCCCACCGGCGGAGGCCAGCCCGCTTCCATCATCCAGTTCTCCACCACCAACCAGCACCTTCTTCGCGGGGGTGACCCTCAACCTCTGGCTGCCCCTCAGCCCGACGGCCAACAGATCGTCTACTGCGATGGCTTCTCCCCACAGGCCGCCGGCCACTCGCCCACGCCCCCCCAGGCCCAGACGGCGATGACCCACCCGCAGCGCTATCCCACCGttatccagcagcagcagcagcagccctacgtccagaaggagcagcagaaagGCCAGACCCCACCCGGCGCGGAGCAGACGGAGGCTCCGGGAGACGTTCAGAGGAGGGTGACGGTCAAGGAGGAGAACTTGGACCAGGCATACCTAGATGATGGTGAGT TGAATGAGATCATAAGAAAGGATCTGACGGGCGTTCAGGCCAGAGGGCAGACATAG
- the nfatc2a gene encoding nuclear factor of activated T-cells, cytoplasmic 2 isoform X2 gives MRSLVDTRAGSQNTHDQRHRASVSSPELEGVVRERQLTQMTSFYDDKDLEEELSRVNCLDEDLEFEYLFEYEPPCSDFAAGYQDDPNLAPHKVLSPEQAFPLDEVSPYGIKSCSPSYRDHSAEVLSGYENQEARHYLDSTRPAGLALSPRIEITPSREHYIHGRDSLQNQHLNISPRPTLAVPGHENQSYREPQCLSPASSNSSTSWHSESYSPWASPCVSPSNGQNTGDLCPRLQNIHAGSPRTSPGTSPRASLAEDGGLGTRSPSSRPGSRSASPQGKRTYDMYRNPGLVPGHRSRSPSPHSGHEDHSVASQYTHGGPADAVNGFGAGQPGLVPTKIVKTSNQVYTLYSENHAEGNYLVSCDQDIKAKPAAEPFFVIPQIWSKPLVSSICSIPVASLPPLEWPIPRRTDQYELHVEVQPKPHHRAHYETEGSRGAVKAPTGGHPIVQLHGYRGKETLGLQIFIGTADERILKPHAFYQVHRITGKTVTTTSYEKVIHGTKVLEIPLEPKNNMRAIIDCAGILKLRNADIELRKGETDIGRKNTRVRLVFRVHIPQPGGQHVSLQVASHPIECSQRSAHELPMVEKQDMDSCSVLGGQLMILTGQNFSSDSKVIFLEKSSDGQLIWETEATVDKDKSQPSMLFVEVPSYQDASVCHSVKVNFYVINGKRKRSQPQHFSYTPLSCPSIKTEPVDEYESDHMGFTMAQILGLSPHSYYQNPRGGLHPDSGLISGMASCQRLGSSLPSQDVRFQQQSPAIVYSRGGKSLSGGPGGLCQQTGGLMPDPHRSVLVHTGSPAPSAGPTGGGQPASIIQFSTTNQHLLRGGDPQPLAAPQPDGQQIVYCDGFSPQAAGHSPTPPQAQTAMTHPQRYPTVIQQQQQQPYVQKEQQKGQTPPGAEQTEAPGDVQRRVTVKEENLDQAYLDDVNEIIRKDLTGVQARGQT, from the exons ATGCGCTCGCTAGTTGACACTCGAGCAGGTTCCCAAAACACACACGACCAGCGGCACCGCGCCTCCGTCTCTTCGCCTGAACTCGAGGGAGTCGTTCGGGAGAGACAGCTCACACAGATGACCTCTTTTTACGACGACAAGGATCTGGAGGAAGAGCTCAGTCGGGTCAACTGCCTTGATGAGGATTTGGAGTTTGAGTACTTGTTTGAATATGAACCACCTTGCAGCGACTTTGCTGCAGGATATCAAG ATGATCCCAACCTTGCACCTCACAAAGTGCTCAGCCCTGAGCAGGCTTTTCCCCTGGACGAGGTCTCCCCTTACGGCATCAAGTCCTGCAGTCCCTCCTACAGGGACCACAGCGCTGAGGTTCTCTCGGGATATGAGAACCAGGAGGCCCGACACTACCTGGACAGTACCCGGCCTGCGGGCCTGGCCCTGAGCCCGCGGATCGAGATCACCCCGTCCCGTGAGCACTACATCCATGGCCGGGACTCCCTGCAGAACCAGCACCTAAACATAAGCCCCAGACCCACCCTCGCCGTGCCCGGCCACGAAAATCAATCGTACCGTGAGCCTCAGTGCCTGAGTCCCGCCAGCAGcaactcctccaccagctggcaCTCTGAGAGTTACTCCCCCTGGGCGTCCCCCTGTGTGTCCCCCAGCAACGGCCAGAACACCGGAGACCTGTGTCCCAGATTGCAGAACATCCACGCCGGCTCCCCCCGCACCTCCCCCGGCACATCCCCGCGCGCCAGCCTAGCCGAGGACGGCGGCCTGGGCACCCGCTCGCCCTCCTCCAGGCCCGGCTCCCGCTCCGCCTCCCCGCAGGGCAAACGCACCTACGACATGTACAGGAACCCGGGCCTGGTCCCGGGGCACCGCTCCCGCAGTCCCTCCCCTCACAGCGGCCACGAAGATCACAGCGTAGCTTCCCAGTACACGCACGGCGGCCCGGCCGACGCCGTGAACGGTTTCGGCGCGGGGCAGCCGGGCCTGGTGCCCACTAAGATAGTCAAGACGTCAAACCAGGTTTACACTCTGTACTCGGAGAACCACGCAGAAGGGAACTACTTGGTGTCCTGCGACCAGGACATAAAAGCCAAACCGGCCGCAGAGCCCTTCTTTGTTATCCCCCAAATCTGGTCCAAGCCGCTGGTTTCCAGCATCTGCAG CATCCCCGTGGCTTCCCTCCCACCGCTGGAGTGGCCGATCCCCAGACGCACAGACCAGTATGAGCTCCACGTTGAGGTGCAGCCCAAACCACACCACAGGGCTCATTACGAGACAGAGGGCAGCAGGGGTGCAGTCAAAGCCCCAACGGGAGGACATCCAATTGTGCAG TTACATGGCtacagaggaaaggagacactTGGCCTGCAGATCTTCATCGGCACAGCGGATGAGCGCATCCTCAAGCCCCACGCCTTTTATCAAGTGCACCGCATCACTGGTAAAACCGTTACGACCACCAGCTACGAGAAGGTCATCCACGGCACCAAAGTCCTCGAGATCCCCCTGGAGCCAAAGAACAACATGAGAGCAAT AATCGACTGCGCCGGGATCCTGAAGCTCAGGAACGCCGACATCGAGCTGCGGAAGGGCGAGACGGACATCGGTCGGAAAAACACCCGAGTTCGCCTGGTGTTCCGTGTGCACATACCTCAGCCCGGAGGACAACACGTCTCTCTCCAAGTGGCCTCGCATCCCATTGAGTGTT CCCAGCGATCAGCACACGAGCTTCCCATGGTGGAGAAGCAGGACATGGACAGCTGCTCTGTTCTGGGCGGCCAGCTGATGATCCTCACCGGGCAGAACTTCAGCTCCGATTCCAAGGTCATTTTTTTGGAGAAAAGCTCTG ATGGGCAGCTCATCTGGGAAACGGAAGCCACAGTGGACAAAGACAAGAGCCagcct AGTATGCTGTTTGTGGAGGTGCCCTCCTACCAAGACGCGTCGGTCTGCCATTCTGTCAAAGTGAACTTCTACGTAATTAATGGCAAGAGGAAGCGCAGCCAACCTCAGCATTTCTCCTACACACCCCTTTCAT gtcCATCCATCAAGACCGAGCCCGTAGATGAATACGAGTCAGACCACATGGGTTTCACCATGGCTCAGATTTTGGGTTTATCCCCCCATTCCTACTACCAGAACCCTCGCGGCGGCCTTCATCCTGACAGCGGCCTGATCTCCGGCATGGCCTCGTGCCAGCGCCTCGGCTCCAGCCTCCCGAGCCAAGACGTCCGCTTCCAACAGCAGAGCCCGGCCATCGTGTACTCCCGCGGGGGCAAGAGCCTGAGCGGGGGCCCCGGGGGCCTTTGTCAGCAGACCGGCGGGTTGATGCCCGACCCCCACCGCTCGGTCCTGGTGCACACGGGCTCCCCGGCTCCGTCTGCGGGTCCCACCGGCGGAGGCCAGCCCGCTTCCATCATCCAGTTCTCCACCACCAACCAGCACCTTCTTCGCGGGGGTGACCCTCAACCTCTGGCTGCCCCTCAGCCCGACGGCCAACAGATCGTCTACTGCGATGGCTTCTCCCCACAGGCCGCCGGCCACTCGCCCACGCCCCCCCAGGCCCAGACGGCGATGACCCACCCGCAGCGCTATCCCACCGttatccagcagcagcagcagcagccctacgtccagaaggagcagcagaaagGCCAGACCCCACCCGGCGCGGAGCAGACGGAGGCTCCGGGAGACGTTCAGAGGAGGGTGACGGTCAAGGAGGAGAACTTGGACCAGGCATACCTAGATGATG TGAATGAGATCATAAGAAAGGATCTGACGGGCGTTCAGGCCAGAGGGCAGACATAG
- the nfatc2a gene encoding nuclear factor of activated T-cells, cytoplasmic 2 isoform X3: MFREAWMLAQYHTMRSMDQDDPNLAPHKVLSPEQAFPLDEVSPYGIKSCSPSYRDHSAEVLSGYENQEARHYLDSTRPAGLALSPRIEITPSREHYIHGRDSLQNQHLNISPRPTLAVPGHENQSYREPQCLSPASSNSSTSWHSESYSPWASPCVSPSNGQNTGDLCPRLQNIHAGSPRTSPGTSPRASLAEDGGLGTRSPSSRPGSRSASPQGKRTYDMYRNPGLVPGHRSRSPSPHSGHEDHSVASQYTHGGPADAVNGFGAGQPGLVPTKIVKTSNQVYTLYSENHAEGNYLVSCDQDIKAKPAAEPFFVIPQIWSKPLVSSICSIPVASLPPLEWPIPRRTDQYELHVEVQPKPHHRAHYETEGSRGAVKAPTGGHPIVQLHGYRGKETLGLQIFIGTADERILKPHAFYQVHRITGKTVTTTSYEKVIHGTKVLEIPLEPKNNMRAIIDCAGILKLRNADIELRKGETDIGRKNTRVRLVFRVHIPQPGGQHVSLQVASHPIECSQRSAHELPMVEKQDMDSCSVLGGQLMILTGQNFSSDSKVIFLEKSSDGQLIWETEATVDKDKSQPSMLFVEVPSYQDASVCHSVKVNFYVINGKRKRSQPQHFSYTPLSCPSIKTEPVDEYESDHMGFTMAQILGLSPHSYYQNPRGGLHPDSGLISGMASCQRLGSSLPSQDVRFQQQSPAIVYSRGGKSLSGGPGGLCQQTGGLMPDPHRSVLVHTGSPAPSAGPTGGGQPASIIQFSTTNQHLLRGGDPQPLAAPQPDGQQIVYCDGFSPQAAGHSPTPPQAQTAMTHPQRYPTVIQQQQQQPYVQKEQQKGQTPPGAEQTEAPGDVQRRVTVKEENLDQAYLDDGELNEIIRKDLTGVQARGQT; encoded by the exons ATGTTTAGAGAGGCTTGGATGCTGGCACAATACCACACCATGAGGTCGATGGATCAAG ATGATCCCAACCTTGCACCTCACAAAGTGCTCAGCCCTGAGCAGGCTTTTCCCCTGGACGAGGTCTCCCCTTACGGCATCAAGTCCTGCAGTCCCTCCTACAGGGACCACAGCGCTGAGGTTCTCTCGGGATATGAGAACCAGGAGGCCCGACACTACCTGGACAGTACCCGGCCTGCGGGCCTGGCCCTGAGCCCGCGGATCGAGATCACCCCGTCCCGTGAGCACTACATCCATGGCCGGGACTCCCTGCAGAACCAGCACCTAAACATAAGCCCCAGACCCACCCTCGCCGTGCCCGGCCACGAAAATCAATCGTACCGTGAGCCTCAGTGCCTGAGTCCCGCCAGCAGcaactcctccaccagctggcaCTCTGAGAGTTACTCCCCCTGGGCGTCCCCCTGTGTGTCCCCCAGCAACGGCCAGAACACCGGAGACCTGTGTCCCAGATTGCAGAACATCCACGCCGGCTCCCCCCGCACCTCCCCCGGCACATCCCCGCGCGCCAGCCTAGCCGAGGACGGCGGCCTGGGCACCCGCTCGCCCTCCTCCAGGCCCGGCTCCCGCTCCGCCTCCCCGCAGGGCAAACGCACCTACGACATGTACAGGAACCCGGGCCTGGTCCCGGGGCACCGCTCCCGCAGTCCCTCCCCTCACAGCGGCCACGAAGATCACAGCGTAGCTTCCCAGTACACGCACGGCGGCCCGGCCGACGCCGTGAACGGTTTCGGCGCGGGGCAGCCGGGCCTGGTGCCCACTAAGATAGTCAAGACGTCAAACCAGGTTTACACTCTGTACTCGGAGAACCACGCAGAAGGGAACTACTTGGTGTCCTGCGACCAGGACATAAAAGCCAAACCGGCCGCAGAGCCCTTCTTTGTTATCCCCCAAATCTGGTCCAAGCCGCTGGTTTCCAGCATCTGCAG CATCCCCGTGGCTTCCCTCCCACCGCTGGAGTGGCCGATCCCCAGACGCACAGACCAGTATGAGCTCCACGTTGAGGTGCAGCCCAAACCACACCACAGGGCTCATTACGAGACAGAGGGCAGCAGGGGTGCAGTCAAAGCCCCAACGGGAGGACATCCAATTGTGCAG TTACATGGCtacagaggaaaggagacactTGGCCTGCAGATCTTCATCGGCACAGCGGATGAGCGCATCCTCAAGCCCCACGCCTTTTATCAAGTGCACCGCATCACTGGTAAAACCGTTACGACCACCAGCTACGAGAAGGTCATCCACGGCACCAAAGTCCTCGAGATCCCCCTGGAGCCAAAGAACAACATGAGAGCAAT AATCGACTGCGCCGGGATCCTGAAGCTCAGGAACGCCGACATCGAGCTGCGGAAGGGCGAGACGGACATCGGTCGGAAAAACACCCGAGTTCGCCTGGTGTTCCGTGTGCACATACCTCAGCCCGGAGGACAACACGTCTCTCTCCAAGTGGCCTCGCATCCCATTGAGTGTT CCCAGCGATCAGCACACGAGCTTCCCATGGTGGAGAAGCAGGACATGGACAGCTGCTCTGTTCTGGGCGGCCAGCTGATGATCCTCACCGGGCAGAACTTCAGCTCCGATTCCAAGGTCATTTTTTTGGAGAAAAGCTCTG ATGGGCAGCTCATCTGGGAAACGGAAGCCACAGTGGACAAAGACAAGAGCCagcct AGTATGCTGTTTGTGGAGGTGCCCTCCTACCAAGACGCGTCGGTCTGCCATTCTGTCAAAGTGAACTTCTACGTAATTAATGGCAAGAGGAAGCGCAGCCAACCTCAGCATTTCTCCTACACACCCCTTTCAT gtcCATCCATCAAGACCGAGCCCGTAGATGAATACGAGTCAGACCACATGGGTTTCACCATGGCTCAGATTTTGGGTTTATCCCCCCATTCCTACTACCAGAACCCTCGCGGCGGCCTTCATCCTGACAGCGGCCTGATCTCCGGCATGGCCTCGTGCCAGCGCCTCGGCTCCAGCCTCCCGAGCCAAGACGTCCGCTTCCAACAGCAGAGCCCGGCCATCGTGTACTCCCGCGGGGGCAAGAGCCTGAGCGGGGGCCCCGGGGGCCTTTGTCAGCAGACCGGCGGGTTGATGCCCGACCCCCACCGCTCGGTCCTGGTGCACACGGGCTCCCCGGCTCCGTCTGCGGGTCCCACCGGCGGAGGCCAGCCCGCTTCCATCATCCAGTTCTCCACCACCAACCAGCACCTTCTTCGCGGGGGTGACCCTCAACCTCTGGCTGCCCCTCAGCCCGACGGCCAACAGATCGTCTACTGCGATGGCTTCTCCCCACAGGCCGCCGGCCACTCGCCCACGCCCCCCCAGGCCCAGACGGCGATGACCCACCCGCAGCGCTATCCCACCGttatccagcagcagcagcagcagccctacgtccagaaggagcagcagaaagGCCAGACCCCACCCGGCGCGGAGCAGACGGAGGCTCCGGGAGACGTTCAGAGGAGGGTGACGGTCAAGGAGGAGAACTTGGACCAGGCATACCTAGATGATGGTGAGT TGAATGAGATCATAAGAAAGGATCTGACGGGCGTTCAGGCCAGAGGGCAGACATAG